In a genomic window of Roseiflexus castenholzii DSM 13941:
- a CDS encoding class I SAM-dependent methyltransferase, translated as MSAALTTRQQIERTHHDLVASRERRDFYAWGALDIADAYACSLIDSPQGKVILDLGCGRGAHTVRFAQSGAHVAAIDLSRGMVTVTQQRVITAGVGDRVAVQQMSAESLGFADATFDYVFGHSVLHHTDLAVTRREVWRVLKPGGRAVFLEPLDHNPLLNLFRRLTPWRRTPTEKPLRLRDLGFFAEPFVHSSHCEFYLLALGAFVFVPLQRRALFQRALRLLNAVDQKVFRQVPALRRYAWVTVLELRR; from the coding sequence TGAACGACGCGACTTTTATGCATGGGGCGCGCTCGACATCGCCGATGCATATGCCTGTTCGCTGATCGACTCCCCACAGGGTAAGGTCATTCTTGATCTTGGATGTGGCAGAGGCGCTCATACGGTGCGCTTTGCGCAATCTGGAGCGCACGTTGCGGCAATTGACCTGTCGCGTGGTATGGTGACTGTGACGCAACAGCGCGTGATCACCGCAGGGGTTGGCGATCGTGTGGCGGTTCAGCAGATGAGCGCCGAGTCACTGGGATTTGCCGACGCGACGTTCGACTATGTGTTTGGTCATTCTGTTCTGCACCATACCGATCTGGCCGTGACCCGCCGGGAAGTGTGGCGGGTGCTCAAGCCGGGTGGTCGAGCCGTGTTTCTTGAGCCGCTCGACCACAATCCACTGCTCAACCTGTTTCGCCGTCTGACGCCATGGCGCCGAACACCAACCGAAAAACCGTTGCGTTTGAGGGATCTGGGTTTCTTTGCGGAACCATTTGTGCACAGTTCACATTGCGAATTCTATCTTCTGGCGCTCGGAGCATTCGTTTTTGTGCCATTGCAGAGGCGCGCGCTTTTTCAACGTGCGCTACGCCTGCTGAATGCGGTTGATCAAAAGGTTTTCCGGCAGGTTCCTGCGTTGCGTCGCTATGCCTGGGTAACGGTGCTGGAACTGCGGCGCTGA
- a CDS encoding glycosyltransferase family 2 protein — MSSSATETSHTAALQSAMALPFVSIITPCYNEHRTIGLLLEGIYRQSYPRTAMEVVIADGGSTDATLEFIHAFQSRHPDLAIRVVPNPQRITPAALNRAIAAARGEILIRLDAHAIPARDYVARCVEALEQGLGDNVGGVWEIRPGDDSWIARAIAVAASHPLAVGDAHYRRAPETARSVDTVPFGAFRRALFDRIGLFNERLPINQDYELNARIRRHGGVVWLDPAIRSVYMRPTLGALARQYWRYGFWKARMLTHYPTTLRWRQAVPPLFVAGLLGLAISAPCAKAARRMLAALIGLYGGALGAAGAHAAVGRRDPALSAGLPLAIATMHFCWGSGFLWSVWSLLAERRSSEQVVQTR; from the coding sequence ATGTCGTCATCGGCAACCGAAACATCACATACTGCTGCGTTGCAATCAGCGATGGCGCTTCCTTTCGTTTCGATCATAACGCCCTGCTACAACGAACATCGCACGATTGGTCTGTTGCTCGAAGGCATCTATCGCCAATCGTACCCGCGCACAGCGATGGAAGTGGTGATCGCTGATGGCGGCTCGACTGACGCGACACTTGAGTTTATTCATGCATTCCAATCGCGCCATCCCGATCTGGCGATTCGGGTTGTGCCCAACCCGCAACGCATCACGCCGGCGGCATTGAATCGCGCGATTGCTGCTGCGCGCGGTGAGATACTTATTCGTCTCGACGCCCATGCTATTCCTGCGCGCGATTATGTGGCGCGCTGTGTGGAGGCGCTCGAACAGGGGCTGGGCGATAATGTCGGCGGCGTATGGGAGATTCGCCCTGGAGACGATAGTTGGATTGCGCGCGCCATCGCGGTAGCGGCGTCGCATCCGCTTGCGGTTGGCGATGCACACTACCGGCGCGCGCCTGAGACGGCACGTTCGGTAGATACGGTTCCGTTTGGCGCGTTTCGTCGTGCGTTGTTCGATCGCATCGGATTATTCAATGAGCGACTGCCGATCAATCAGGATTATGAATTGAACGCTCGAATCCGCCGGCATGGTGGTGTCGTCTGGCTCGACCCGGCGATCCGATCGGTGTATATGCGTCCGACGTTGGGCGCTCTGGCGCGGCAGTACTGGCGATACGGTTTTTGGAAGGCGCGTATGCTCACCCACTATCCGACGACGCTGCGCTGGCGTCAGGCTGTTCCCCCGCTCTTTGTTGCCGGTTTGCTTGGGCTGGCGATCAGCGCGCCATGTGCGAAGGCTGCACGGCGGATGCTGGCTGCACTGATTGGGCTGTATGGAGGAGCACTTGGCGCGGCCGGCGCGCATGCCGCAGTGGGGCGTCGCGATCCGGCTCTCAGCGCCGGATTGCCGCTGGCAATAGCGACGATGCACTTTTGTTGGGGAAGTGGATTTCTCTGGAGCGTGTGGTCGCTGCTGGCAGAGCGCCGATCTTCTGAACAGGTCGTACAGACGCGATGA